From a single Callithrix jacchus isolate 240 chromosome 5, calJac240_pri, whole genome shotgun sequence genomic region:
- the LOC100400739 gene encoding Ig gamma chain C region isoform X2 translates to MATTPGWALGSLLPTLLLGFTAGQPFISLTGPSQRTTPGDSVPFNCTAGPFNSQHFSRDFNVTWLKDSDEHPASAQRLVPDNEGNDFITSKAWVTLARQDVSSEITCKVTHRALAEPLQRTMKLSQVLRVVPTLKITTEHSGTSVRAQDRVNLTCHVHHFYPRRLQLTWMQNRRMIQTLESPQATRNPDGTYSLEHTWQAEVTLDEQEFACWVVHDEQPPLKTNITLQAQEHRQGKGRSAQPQPHKLQGPLQRSEPGTRIRLTYTSSGFLTNQVTVTWLKNKHELPKPQTSVRRSGHTYNVTSSVLVPLTDDDVLSHVICYVEHKLMLIFQKTIDLDQYLRVPPAVTVSQSSTSSSLVAVTCFVQRFYPQNVHLTWLEDCRTLKGIEQPTSKKNDDGSYTLENVLLVNASVQGLERVLTCMVEHEGQLPKRANLILSTAAHTTCKLIGSTGPEMPALIFVVFPLGLKVLLVMSFTVTYICRRWNL, encoded by the exons CTGGACAGCCCTTCATCTCTCTGACTGGTCCGTCTCAGAGGACAACCCCTGGAGATTCGGTGCCTTTCAACTGTACTGCTGGCCCCTTCAACTCCCAGCACTTCTCCCGGGACTTCAATGTTACCTGGTTGAAGGACAGTGATGAACATCCAGCCTCAGCCCAGCGCCTGGTGCCTGACAATGAAGGCAATGACTTCATCACCAGCAAGGCATGGGTGACACTGGCCCGACAGGATGTCTCATCGGAGATCACCTGCAAAGTCACCCACAGGGCCCTGGCAGAGCCCTTGCAAAGGACCATGAAGCTCTCCCAAGTACTCCGAG TTGTCCCCACCCTGAAGATCACCACCGAACACTCTGGGACCAGTGTACGTGCACAAGACAGAGTGAATCTCACCTGCCACGTCCATCACTTCTATCCCCGCCGCCTGCAACTCACCTGGATGCAGAACAGGCGCATGATCCAGACCCTGGAGTCCCCTCAGGCCACCAGAAATCCAGATGGGACATACTCTCTGGAGCACACGTGGCAGGCAGAGGTCACGCTGGATGAGCAGGAGTTTGCTTGCTGGGTGGTCCACGATGAGCAGCCTCCGCTcaagaccaacatcaccctgcaAGCCCAGGAGCACAGGCAGGGGAAAG GCAGGAgtgcccagcctcagcctcacaagttgCAAGGCCCCCTTCAGCGATCTGAACCTGGCACAAGGATCCGATTGACCTACACATCCTCTGGCTTCTTGACAAACCAGGTTACTGTGACCTGGCTTAAAAACAAACATGAGCTCCCAAAGCCCCAGACCAGCGTCCGCCGCAGTGGACACACCTACAATGTGACCAGCAGTGTGCTCGTCCCGCTGACAGATGATGATGTGCTCTCCCACGTCATTTGCTATGTCGAGCACAAGTTGATGCTAATTTTCCAGAAAACCATTGATCTGGACCAGTACCTCCGGG TTCCCCCTGCAGTGACAGTGTCCCAGTCTTCCACCTCCTCCAGCTTGGTGGCTGTTACTTGCTTCGTGCAGAGATTCTATCCACAAAATGTGCACCTCACCTGGCTAGAGGACTGCCGTACACTCAAAGGCATTGAGCAACccacatccaagaagaatgaTGATGGGTCCTATACCCTGGAAAATGTGCTGCTGGTGAATGCATCAGTGCAGGGGCTTGAGCGGGTCCTCACCTGCATGGTGGAACATGAGGGACAGCTTCCCAAACGGGCCAACCTCATACTgtccacagcagctcacaccACATGTAAGCTCATTGGGAGCACAG GTCCAGAGATGCCTGCCcttatctttgtggttttccCTCTGGGCCTCAAGGTGCTGCTGGTGATGAGTTTCACAGTGACCTACATCTGCAGGAGGTGGAACCTGTGA
- the LOC100400739 gene encoding Ig gamma chain C region isoform X3, which produces MATTPGWALGSLLPTLLLGFTAGQPFISLTGPSQRTTPGDSVPFNCTAGPFNSQHFSRDFNVTWLKDSDEHPASAQRLVPDNEGNDFITSKAWVTLARQDVSSEITCKVTHRALAEPLQRTMKLSQVLRVVPTLKITTEHSGTSVRAQDRVNLTCHVHHFYPRRLQLTWMQNRRMIQTLESPQATRNPDGTYSLEHTWQAEVTLDEQEFACWVVHDEQPPLKTNITLQAQEHRQGKGRSAQPQPHKLQGPLQRSEPGTRIRLTYTSSGFLTNQVTVTWLKNKHELPKPQTSVRRSGHTYNVTSSVLVPLTDDDVLSHVICYVEHKLMLIFQKTIDLDQYLRVPPAVTVSQSSTSSSLVAVTCFVQRFYPQNVHLTWLEDCRTLKGIEQPTSKKNDDGSYTLENVLLVNASVQGLERVLTCMVEHEGQLPKRANLILSTAAHTTCKLIGSTAPACRNINLQPFPRASCGEKLQGLTGD; this is translated from the exons CTGGACAGCCCTTCATCTCTCTGACTGGTCCGTCTCAGAGGACAACCCCTGGAGATTCGGTGCCTTTCAACTGTACTGCTGGCCCCTTCAACTCCCAGCACTTCTCCCGGGACTTCAATGTTACCTGGTTGAAGGACAGTGATGAACATCCAGCCTCAGCCCAGCGCCTGGTGCCTGACAATGAAGGCAATGACTTCATCACCAGCAAGGCATGGGTGACACTGGCCCGACAGGATGTCTCATCGGAGATCACCTGCAAAGTCACCCACAGGGCCCTGGCAGAGCCCTTGCAAAGGACCATGAAGCTCTCCCAAGTACTCCGAG TTGTCCCCACCCTGAAGATCACCACCGAACACTCTGGGACCAGTGTACGTGCACAAGACAGAGTGAATCTCACCTGCCACGTCCATCACTTCTATCCCCGCCGCCTGCAACTCACCTGGATGCAGAACAGGCGCATGATCCAGACCCTGGAGTCCCCTCAGGCCACCAGAAATCCAGATGGGACATACTCTCTGGAGCACACGTGGCAGGCAGAGGTCACGCTGGATGAGCAGGAGTTTGCTTGCTGGGTGGTCCACGATGAGCAGCCTCCGCTcaagaccaacatcaccctgcaAGCCCAGGAGCACAGGCAGGGGAAAG GCAGGAgtgcccagcctcagcctcacaagttgCAAGGCCCCCTTCAGCGATCTGAACCTGGCACAAGGATCCGATTGACCTACACATCCTCTGGCTTCTTGACAAACCAGGTTACTGTGACCTGGCTTAAAAACAAACATGAGCTCCCAAAGCCCCAGACCAGCGTCCGCCGCAGTGGACACACCTACAATGTGACCAGCAGTGTGCTCGTCCCGCTGACAGATGATGATGTGCTCTCCCACGTCATTTGCTATGTCGAGCACAAGTTGATGCTAATTTTCCAGAAAACCATTGATCTGGACCAGTACCTCCGGG TTCCCCCTGCAGTGACAGTGTCCCAGTCTTCCACCTCCTCCAGCTTGGTGGCTGTTACTTGCTTCGTGCAGAGATTCTATCCACAAAATGTGCACCTCACCTGGCTAGAGGACTGCCGTACACTCAAAGGCATTGAGCAACccacatccaagaagaatgaTGATGGGTCCTATACCCTGGAAAATGTGCTGCTGGTGAATGCATCAGTGCAGGGGCTTGAGCGGGTCCTCACCTGCATGGTGGAACATGAGGGACAGCTTCCCAAACGGGCCAACCTCATACTgtccacagcagctcacaccACATGTAAGCTCATTGGGAGCACAG CTCCTGCATGCAGAAACATTAACCTCCAGCCCTTTCCAAGGGCTTCATGTGGGGAGAAGCTGCAGGGACTTACAGGTGACTAA
- the LOC100400739 gene encoding Ig gamma chain C region isoform X1 produces the protein MATTPGWALGSLLPTLLLGFTAGQPFISLTGPSQRTTPGDSVPFNCTAGPFNSQHFSRDFNVTWLKDSDEHPASAQRLVPDNEGNDFITSKAWVTLARQDVSSEITCKVTHRALAEPLQRTMKLSQVLRVVPTLKITTEHSGTSVRAQDRVNLTCHVHHFYPRRLQLTWMQNRRMIQTLESPQATRNPDGTYSLEHTWQAEVTLDEQEFACWVVHDEQPPLKTNITLQAQEHRQGKGRSAQPQPHKLQGPLQRSEPGTRIRLTYTSSGFLTNQVTVTWLKNKHELPKPQTSVRRSGHTYNVTSSVLVPLTDDDVLSHVICYVEHKLMLIFQKTIDLDQYLRVPPAVTVSQSSTSSSLVAVTCFVQRFYPQNVHLTWLEDCRTLKGIEQPTSKKNDDGSYTLENVLLVNASVQGLERVLTCMVEHEGQLPKRANLILSTAAHTTCKLIGSTGAAGDEFHSDLHLQEVEPVTAPACRNINLQPFPRASCGEKLQGLTGD, from the exons CTGGACAGCCCTTCATCTCTCTGACTGGTCCGTCTCAGAGGACAACCCCTGGAGATTCGGTGCCTTTCAACTGTACTGCTGGCCCCTTCAACTCCCAGCACTTCTCCCGGGACTTCAATGTTACCTGGTTGAAGGACAGTGATGAACATCCAGCCTCAGCCCAGCGCCTGGTGCCTGACAATGAAGGCAATGACTTCATCACCAGCAAGGCATGGGTGACACTGGCCCGACAGGATGTCTCATCGGAGATCACCTGCAAAGTCACCCACAGGGCCCTGGCAGAGCCCTTGCAAAGGACCATGAAGCTCTCCCAAGTACTCCGAG TTGTCCCCACCCTGAAGATCACCACCGAACACTCTGGGACCAGTGTACGTGCACAAGACAGAGTGAATCTCACCTGCCACGTCCATCACTTCTATCCCCGCCGCCTGCAACTCACCTGGATGCAGAACAGGCGCATGATCCAGACCCTGGAGTCCCCTCAGGCCACCAGAAATCCAGATGGGACATACTCTCTGGAGCACACGTGGCAGGCAGAGGTCACGCTGGATGAGCAGGAGTTTGCTTGCTGGGTGGTCCACGATGAGCAGCCTCCGCTcaagaccaacatcaccctgcaAGCCCAGGAGCACAGGCAGGGGAAAG GCAGGAgtgcccagcctcagcctcacaagttgCAAGGCCCCCTTCAGCGATCTGAACCTGGCACAAGGATCCGATTGACCTACACATCCTCTGGCTTCTTGACAAACCAGGTTACTGTGACCTGGCTTAAAAACAAACATGAGCTCCCAAAGCCCCAGACCAGCGTCCGCCGCAGTGGACACACCTACAATGTGACCAGCAGTGTGCTCGTCCCGCTGACAGATGATGATGTGCTCTCCCACGTCATTTGCTATGTCGAGCACAAGTTGATGCTAATTTTCCAGAAAACCATTGATCTGGACCAGTACCTCCGGG TTCCCCCTGCAGTGACAGTGTCCCAGTCTTCCACCTCCTCCAGCTTGGTGGCTGTTACTTGCTTCGTGCAGAGATTCTATCCACAAAATGTGCACCTCACCTGGCTAGAGGACTGCCGTACACTCAAAGGCATTGAGCAACccacatccaagaagaatgaTGATGGGTCCTATACCCTGGAAAATGTGCTGCTGGTGAATGCATCAGTGCAGGGGCTTGAGCGGGTCCTCACCTGCATGGTGGAACATGAGGGACAGCTTCCCAAACGGGCCAACCTCATACTgtccacagcagctcacaccACATGTAAGCTCATTGGGAGCACAG GTGCTGCTGGTGATGAGTTTCACAGTGACCTACATCTGCAGGAGGTGGAACCTGTGACAG CTCCTGCATGCAGAAACATTAACCTCCAGCCCTTTCCAAGGGCTTCATGTGGGGAGAAGCTGCAGGGACTTACAGGTGACTAA